In Serratia marcescens subsp. marcescens ATCC 13880, a single genomic region encodes these proteins:
- a CDS encoding YeaH/YhbH family protein has product MAYFIDRRLNGKNKSMVNRQRFLRRYKSQIKQSIAEAINKRSVTDVDSGESVSIPTDDINEPMFHQGRGGTRHRVHPGNDHFVQNDRVERPQGGAGGGGGQGNASQDGEGQDEFVFQISKDEYLDLLFEDLALPNLKKNQYKQLTEFKTHRAGYTANGVPANISVVRSLQNSLARRTAMTAGKRRALHELEDALNQLENTEPVQLLEEERLRKEIAELRKKIESVPFIDTFDLRYKNYERRPEPSSQAVMFCLMDVSGSMDQATKDMAKRFYILLYLFLSRTYKNVEVVYIRHHTQAKEVDEQEFFYSQETGGTIVSSALKLMNDVVEERYDPAQWNIYAAQASDGDNWADDSPLCHELLAKKILPMVRYYSYIEITRRAHQTLWREYEDLQAKFDNFAMQHIREPDDIYPVFRELFRKQTV; this is encoded by the coding sequence ATGGCCTATTTCATTGACCGGCGGCTGAACGGCAAAAACAAGAGCATGGTGAACCGCCAGCGCTTCTTGCGCCGTTACAAGTCGCAAATCAAACAGTCGATTGCCGAAGCCATCAACAAGCGTTCGGTCACCGACGTAGACAGCGGGGAGTCGGTTTCCATCCCCACTGACGATATCAACGAACCGATGTTTCATCAGGGGCGCGGCGGCACACGCCATCGCGTTCACCCTGGCAATGACCACTTCGTGCAGAACGATCGCGTTGAGCGGCCTCAGGGCGGCGCAGGCGGTGGCGGCGGCCAGGGCAACGCCAGCCAGGATGGTGAAGGCCAGGATGAATTCGTCTTCCAAATCTCCAAAGACGAGTACCTCGATCTTTTGTTCGAGGATCTCGCCCTGCCCAATCTGAAAAAGAATCAGTACAAGCAGTTGACCGAGTTCAAAACCCATCGTGCCGGCTATACCGCCAATGGCGTGCCGGCCAACATCAGCGTCGTGCGTTCGCTGCAGAACTCGCTGGCGCGACGTACCGCCATGACCGCCGGTAAAAGACGCGCGTTGCACGAGCTGGAAGATGCGCTGAACCAGTTGGAAAATACCGAGCCGGTGCAATTGCTGGAAGAGGAGCGGCTGCGCAAGGAAATTGCCGAACTGCGCAAGAAAATCGAAAGCGTGCCGTTTATCGATACCTTCGACCTGCGCTACAAAAACTATGAGCGCCGGCCGGAGCCCTCCAGCCAGGCGGTGATGTTCTGCCTGATGGACGTGTCCGGCTCGATGGACCAGGCAACCAAAGACATGGCCAAGCGTTTTTACATTCTGCTCTATTTGTTCCTGAGCCGAACCTACAAAAACGTCGAGGTGGTCTACATTCGCCATCACACCCAGGCGAAAGAGGTGGACGAACAGGAGTTCTTCTATTCGCAGGAGACCGGTGGCACCATCGTTTCCAGCGCGCTGAAGTTAATGAATGACGTAGTCGAAGAGCGTTATGACCCGGCGCAATGGAATATCTATGCCGCGCAAGCGTCGGACGGCGACAACTGGGCCGACGATTCACCGCTGTGTCATGAGCTGTTGGCGAAAAAGATCCTGCCGATGGTGCGTTATTACAGCTACATAGAAATCACTCGCCGCGCTCACCAAACGCTGTGGCGCGAATACGAGGATCTGCAGGCGAAATTCGACAACTTCGCCATGCAGCATATCCGCGAACCGGACGATATCTATCCGGTATTCCGCGAACTGTTCCGTAAGCAGACCGTGTGA
- a CDS encoding glycoside hydrolase family 18 protein: MKITRKLLPLLAAVQLAMAGASTAQAAYLSVGYFNGGGDVTAGPGGDIDKLDVTQITHLNYSFGLIYNDEKDETNAALKDPSRRHQIYLSPKVTADLQRLPVLRKQNPELKVLLSVGGWGARGFSGAAATAENRAIFIRSALQVIAQYRLDGIDLDWEYPVNGAWGLVESQPADRDNFTLLLRELHQALGKGKLLTIAVGANVKSPQEWVDVKSIAPYLNYINLMTYDMAYGTQYFNANLYDSTRWPTVAAADRYSADFVVKNYLAAGLKPAQMNLGIGFYGRVPKRATEAGIDWDKPDAAKHPVTRPDFSAREIALFRTLGLDLSKDTYFKYHDIVNKLLNDPQQRFREHWDDDAKVPYLTLQSAEGKPLFAISYENPRSVAIKAEYIKSQGLGGAMFWEYGADDNNRLAQQLAESLDIKGEKR; encoded by the coding sequence ATGAAAATAACCCGAAAACTGCTGCCTTTGCTGGCGGCGGTGCAATTGGCTATGGCCGGCGCAAGCACGGCCCAGGCGGCCTATCTCTCCGTCGGCTACTTCAACGGCGGCGGCGATGTCACCGCCGGCCCCGGTGGCGACATCGACAAGCTGGACGTGACGCAAATCACCCATCTCAACTATTCGTTTGGCCTGATCTACAACGACGAGAAAGACGAAACCAATGCGGCGCTGAAAGACCCCTCTCGCCGCCACCAGATCTACCTGTCGCCGAAAGTCACGGCCGATTTGCAACGTCTGCCGGTGCTGCGCAAACAGAACCCCGAGCTGAAAGTGCTGTTGTCGGTCGGCGGCTGGGGCGCACGCGGTTTCTCCGGCGCCGCCGCCACCGCGGAAAACCGGGCGATATTCATTCGCTCCGCGCTGCAGGTGATCGCACAGTACCGGCTGGATGGGATCGATCTGGACTGGGAATACCCGGTAAACGGCGCCTGGGGGTTGGTGGAAAGCCAACCGGCAGACCGCGACAACTTCACCCTGCTGCTGAGAGAGCTTCATCAGGCGCTGGGTAAAGGCAAGCTGTTAACCATCGCCGTCGGGGCCAACGTCAAAAGCCCGCAGGAATGGGTCGATGTGAAAAGCATTGCCCCTTACCTCAACTACATCAATCTGATGACCTACGATATGGCTTACGGCACACAGTACTTCAATGCCAACCTGTACGATTCAACGCGTTGGCCAACCGTGGCGGCCGCCGACCGCTACAGCGCCGATTTCGTGGTAAAGAATTATCTGGCAGCCGGATTGAAACCGGCGCAGATGAACCTGGGTATCGGTTTCTACGGCCGGGTACCGAAACGGGCGACCGAGGCAGGCATCGACTGGGACAAACCGGATGCCGCCAAGCATCCGGTGACGCGGCCTGACTTCAGCGCGCGAGAAATCGCCCTGTTCCGTACGCTGGGATTGGATCTCAGCAAAGACACTTATTTTAAATACCACGATATCGTCAACAAATTGCTCAACGATCCGCAGCAGCGTTTCCGCGAGCACTGGGATGACGATGCCAAAGTGCCATACCTGACGCTGCAATCCGCCGAAGGCAAACCGCTGTTCGCTATCTCCTACGAGAACCCGCGTTCGGTGGCCATCAAGGCCGAGTACATCAAAAGCCAGGGATTGGGCGGTGCGATGTTCTGGGAATACGGCGCGGACGACAACAACCGGCTGGCGCAGCAGTTGGCGGAATCGCTGGACATAAAGGGCGAGAAACGGTAA
- the gapA gene encoding glyceraldehyde-3-phosphate dehydrogenase, with product MTIKVGINGFGRIGRIVFRAAQERSDIEIVAINDLLDAEYMAYMLKYDSTHGRFNGTVEVKDGHLVVNGKTIRVTAEKDPANLKWNEVGVDVVAEATGIFLTDETARKHITAGAKKVVLTGPSKDATPMFVRGANFDKYAGQDIVSNASCTTNCLAPLAKVINDNFGIVEGLMTTVHATTATQKTVDGPSHKDWRGGRGASQNIIPSSTGAAKAVGVVLPELKGKLTGMAFRVPTPNVSVVDLTVRLEKPATYEEIKKAIKDAAEGSMKGVLGYVEDDVVSTDFNGEVLTSVFDAKAGIALNDNFVKLVSWYDNETGYSNKVLDLIAHISK from the coding sequence ATGACTATCAAAGTAGGTATCAACGGTTTTGGCCGTATCGGTCGCATTGTTTTCCGTGCTGCTCAAGAGCGTTCTGACATCGAGATCGTTGCAATCAACGACCTGTTGGACGCAGAGTACATGGCTTACATGCTGAAGTATGACTCTACTCACGGCCGTTTCAACGGTACGGTAGAAGTTAAAGACGGCCACCTGGTTGTTAACGGCAAAACCATCCGTGTTACCGCAGAGAAAGACCCGGCTAACCTGAAGTGGAACGAAGTGGGCGTTGATGTGGTTGCTGAAGCGACCGGTATCTTCCTGACCGACGAAACCGCACGTAAACACATCACCGCCGGCGCTAAAAAAGTGGTTCTGACTGGCCCATCCAAAGATGCGACCCCAATGTTCGTTCGCGGCGCCAACTTTGACAAATATGCCGGCCAGGACATCGTGTCCAACGCCTCTTGCACCACCAACTGCCTGGCGCCACTGGCTAAAGTCATCAACGACAACTTCGGTATCGTTGAAGGCCTGATGACCACCGTTCACGCCACCACCGCGACTCAGAAAACCGTTGATGGCCCGTCTCACAAAGACTGGCGCGGCGGCCGCGGCGCATCCCAGAACATCATCCCTTCTTCTACCGGCGCAGCGAAAGCGGTTGGCGTGGTTCTGCCAGAGCTGAAAGGCAAACTGACCGGCATGGCGTTCCGCGTACCGACCCCTAACGTGTCCGTTGTTGACCTGACCGTGCGTCTGGAAAAACCGGCTACCTACGAAGAAATCAAGAAAGCCATCAAAGACGCCGCTGAAGGCTCTATGAAAGGCGTTCTGGGCTATGTTGAAGACGACGTGGTTTCCACCGATTTCAACGGCGAAGTGCTGACTTCCGTGTTCGATGCCAAAGCCGGTATCGCACTGAACGACAACTTCGTGAAACTGGTTTCCTGGTACGACAACGAAACCGGCTATTCCAACAAGGTTCTGGATCTGATCGCTCACATCTCCAAGTAA
- a CDS encoding MipA/OmpV family protein produces MEKEPVKISKLKTLAIIASAMVCAQSAQAGTWSLGAAALVSPDAYRGYQDRVYPVPVIDYEGDDFYFRTLTAGYYLWKDQENQLSIMGYYTPWGYRPGDSDDDRMKRLDKRRGTLMAGLAYSHNAEWGTLRTTFTGDTLNNSNGLVGDVAYLYKFDLDALTLVPGVGVMWNSKNQNKYYYGVSANESRRSGLDSYTPGDSWAPYLELSANYQINKSWNAFFVGRYVKLSDEVKDSPMVDKSYTGLLMTGVSYTF; encoded by the coding sequence ATGGAAAAAGAACCAGTGAAGATTTCAAAACTCAAAACGCTAGCAATTATCGCTTCCGCAATGGTTTGTGCGCAAAGTGCTCAGGCGGGGACCTGGTCACTCGGTGCTGCCGCGCTGGTTAGTCCGGACGCGTATCGCGGTTATCAGGACCGCGTTTATCCGGTGCCCGTCATCGACTATGAAGGTGACGACTTCTACTTCCGTACTCTGACCGCCGGTTACTACCTGTGGAAAGATCAAGAAAACCAGCTGAGCATCATGGGTTACTACACGCCATGGGGCTACCGTCCGGGCGACAGCGACGACGATCGCATGAAGCGCCTCGACAAGCGTCGCGGCACGCTGATGGCCGGCCTGGCCTATTCGCACAATGCGGAATGGGGCACCCTTCGTACCACTTTCACCGGCGACACGCTGAACAACAGCAACGGGCTGGTGGGCGATGTCGCTTATCTGTACAAGTTTGATCTGGACGCGCTGACGCTGGTCCCGGGCGTGGGCGTGATGTGGAACAGCAAGAACCAGAACAAATATTACTACGGCGTCAGCGCCAATGAATCACGCCGCAGCGGCCTGGACAGCTACACGCCTGGCGATAGCTGGGCCCCGTATCTCGAATTGAGCGCCAATTATCAGATCAACAAAAGCTGGAACGCCTTCTTCGTCGGCCGCTATGTGAAGTTGTCGGATGAAGTGAAAGACAGCCCGATGGTGGATAAATCTTACACCGGTTTGTTGATGACGGGTGTGAGCTACACCTTCTAA
- a CDS encoding YeaC family protein yields MDVKDLIAAMTPEIYQRLVQAVELGKWPDGVALTPEQKENSLQAVMLWQSMNNVDPQHMSIGTDGQIVMKSKQELKQQFVAEPLVKLKPQ; encoded by the coding sequence ATGGACGTGAAAGATCTGATTGCGGCGATGACGCCCGAGATATACCAGCGCCTGGTACAGGCGGTTGAGCTGGGCAAATGGCCGGATGGCGTGGCGCTGACGCCGGAGCAGAAAGAAAACAGCCTGCAGGCGGTGATGCTGTGGCAGTCGATGAACAATGTCGATCCGCAGCACATGAGCATCGGCACCGACGGGCAGATCGTGATGAAGAGCAAGCAAGAGCTGAAACAGCAGTTCGTTGCCGAGCCGCTGGTCAAACTCAAACCGCAGTAA
- the yeaG gene encoding protein kinase YeaG, translated as MNIFDHYRQRYEAAKDEEFTLQEFLTICRQDRSAYANAAERLLMAIGEPVMVDTALESRLSRLFSNRVIARYPAFEEFYGMEEAIEQIVSYLKHAAQGLEEKKQILYLLGPVGGGKSSLAERLKALMQRVPIYTLSANGERSPVNDHPLCLFNPQEDATILEKEFNIPSRYLGTIMSPWAAKRLHEFGGDITKFKVVKVRPSILEQIAIAKTEPGDENNQDISALVGKVDIRKLENHAQNDPDAYGYSGALCRANQGIMEFVEMFKAPIKVLHPLLTATQEGNYNGTEGISALPFSGIILAHSNESEWVTFRNNKNNEAFLDRVYIVKVPYCLRVSEEIKIYDKLLDHSELTHAPCAPGTLETLARFSVLSRLKEPENSSIYSKMRVYDGESLKDTDPKAKSYQEYRDYAGVDEGMNGLSTRFAFKILSRVFNFDHAEVAANPVHLFYVLEQQIEREQFPQDLAEKYLEHLKGYLIPKYAEFIGKEIQTAYLESYSEYGQNIFDRYVTYADFWIQDQEYRDPDTGQLFDRESLNAELEKIEKPAGISNPKDFRNEIVNFVLRARANNNGRNPNWTSYEKLRTVIEKKMFSNTEELLPVISFNAKTSTDEQKKHDDFVDRMMEKGYTRKQVRLLCEWYLRVRKSS; from the coding sequence ATGAACATATTTGACCACTATCGCCAGCGCTACGAAGCTGCCAAGGACGAAGAGTTCACACTGCAGGAATTTCTTACCATTTGCCGGCAAGATCGCAGTGCCTATGCCAACGCGGCCGAACGTCTGCTGATGGCTATCGGTGAACCTGTGATGGTCGACACTGCGCTAGAATCACGCCTGTCGCGCCTGTTCTCCAACCGCGTGATCGCACGCTATCCGGCCTTCGAAGAATTCTACGGCATGGAAGAGGCCATCGAACAGATCGTCTCTTACCTGAAACACGCCGCGCAGGGCCTGGAAGAGAAGAAACAGATCCTTTACCTGCTGGGCCCGGTGGGCGGCGGCAAGTCCTCGCTGGCAGAACGCCTTAAAGCGTTGATGCAGCGCGTGCCCATCTACACCCTCAGCGCCAACGGCGAACGCAGCCCGGTCAACGACCATCCGCTGTGCCTGTTTAATCCGCAGGAAGATGCCACGATCCTGGAAAAAGAGTTCAACATCCCAAGTCGCTATCTCGGCACCATCATGTCGCCGTGGGCGGCGAAGCGCCTGCATGAGTTCGGCGGCGACATCACCAAGTTTAAAGTCGTGAAAGTGCGCCCTTCCATTCTGGAACAGATCGCCATCGCCAAAACCGAGCCGGGCGATGAGAACAACCAGGACATCTCCGCGCTGGTCGGTAAAGTGGACATCCGTAAACTGGAGAACCACGCGCAGAACGACCCGGACGCCTACGGCTATTCCGGCGCCCTGTGCCGCGCCAACCAGGGGATTATGGAATTCGTCGAGATGTTCAAAGCGCCGATCAAGGTGCTGCATCCGCTGCTGACCGCAACCCAGGAAGGCAACTACAACGGCACCGAAGGCATCTCCGCCCTGCCGTTCAGCGGCATTATTCTGGCGCACTCCAACGAATCCGAGTGGGTGACCTTCCGCAACAACAAGAACAACGAAGCATTCCTCGACCGCGTGTACATCGTCAAGGTGCCTTACTGCCTGCGCGTGTCGGAAGAGATCAAGATTTACGACAAGCTGCTGGACCACAGCGAGCTGACTCACGCGCCCTGCGCGCCGGGCACCCTCGAAACGCTGGCGCGCTTTAGCGTGCTGTCGCGGCTGAAAGAGCCGGAAAACTCGAGCATTTACTCGAAAATGCGCGTGTATGACGGCGAAAGCCTCAAGGATACCGATCCGAAAGCCAAGTCCTATCAAGAGTACCGCGACTACGCCGGGGTTGACGAAGGCATGAACGGCCTCTCCACCCGTTTCGCCTTTAAAATCCTCTCGCGGGTATTCAACTTCGATCACGCCGAGGTGGCGGCCAACCCGGTACACCTGTTCTATGTGCTGGAGCAACAGATCGAGCGCGAACAGTTCCCGCAGGATTTGGCCGAGAAATACCTCGAACATCTGAAAGGCTATCTGATTCCGAAATACGCCGAGTTTATCGGCAAAGAGATCCAGACCGCCTATCTGGAATCCTACTCGGAATACGGACAGAACATTTTTGACCGTTACGTGACCTACGCGGACTTCTGGATCCAGGATCAGGAGTATCGCGACCCCGACACCGGTCAGCTGTTCGACCGCGAGTCTTTGAACGCCGAACTGGAGAAAATTGAAAAACCGGCCGGTATCAGCAACCCGAAAGATTTCCGTAACGAAATCGTGAACTTCGTGCTGCGTGCCCGCGCCAACAACAACGGCCGCAATCCGAACTGGACCAGCTACGAGAAGCTGCGCACCGTGATCGAGAAGAAAATGTTCTCCAATACCGAAGAGCTGTTGCCGGTGATTTCGTTTAACGCCAAAACGTCGACGGACGAGCAGAAAAAACACGACGACTTCGTCGACCGCATGATGGAAAAAGGCTATACCCGCAAGCAGGTGCGCCTGTTGTGTGAATGGTATCTGCGGGTCAGAAAATCCTCATAA
- a CDS encoding D-hexose-6-phosphate mutarotase has product MNEKIFTLPVSEQISPYISQRQLDELGVVVVSHPKVRAAVALQGAHLLAWQPSGEQPVIWLSNNTPFAKGKAIRGGVPICWPWFGPVAQPSHGFARNQPWSLTAHDEDDNGVILTFTLKDNEQTRKLWPHAFTLIARFKLGEECEIELESHGDYQATAALHSYFQVGDIDRVSVAGLGEPYIDKVAGGAEAHQTGEVTFVGQTDRVYTRPEAFSQIRDPALARTIEVHHHHMSDVIAWNPGVELSCSMGDMPNDGYKTMVCIETGRVSKPLVAAGEQPARLGVTFRSRKKA; this is encoded by the coding sequence ATGAACGAGAAAATTTTCACCCTGCCCGTTTCCGAACAGATTTCTCCTTATATCAGCCAGCGGCAACTCGATGAGTTGGGCGTGGTTGTGGTGTCGCACCCGAAAGTGCGCGCGGCGGTCGCGCTGCAAGGCGCGCATTTGCTGGCCTGGCAACCTAGCGGGGAGCAGCCGGTGATTTGGCTCAGCAACAATACGCCTTTCGCCAAAGGCAAGGCCATCCGTGGCGGCGTGCCGATCTGCTGGCCGTGGTTCGGCCCGGTGGCGCAACCCTCCCACGGCTTTGCCCGCAACCAGCCCTGGAGTCTGACGGCGCACGATGAAGATGACAACGGCGTCATCCTGACCTTCACGCTGAAAGACAATGAGCAGACCCGCAAACTGTGGCCGCACGCCTTCACGCTGATTGCTCGCTTCAAGCTGGGTGAAGAGTGCGAAATCGAGCTGGAATCGCACGGCGATTATCAAGCCACGGCGGCGCTGCACAGTTACTTCCAGGTCGGCGACATCGATCGGGTCAGCGTGGCGGGTCTGGGCGAGCCTTATATCGACAAGGTGGCAGGCGGCGCAGAGGCGCACCAGACGGGCGAAGTGACCTTCGTCGGCCAAACCGACCGCGTCTATACCCGCCCGGAAGCTTTCAGCCAGATCCGCGATCCGGCGCTCGCTCGCACCATCGAGGTTCACCACCATCATATGAGCGACGTCATCGCCTGGAACCCCGGCGTGGAACTCTCCTGCAGCATGGGGGATATGCCGAACGACGGTTACAAGACCATGGTCTGCATCGAGACAGGGCGCGTCAGCAAACCGCTGGTCGCTGCCGGCGAGCAACCCGCCCGTTTGGGAGTCACCTTCCGCAGCCGTAAGAAGGCCTGA
- the pncA gene encoding bifunctional nicotinamidase/pyrazinamidase has product MKTALLLIDLQNDFCPGGALAVTEGDAVIPVANQAIAACLARGEPVVASQDWHPANHRSFAVNSDAQVGTLGELEGLTQVWWPVHCVQGSHGADFHPQLQRQHINAVFRKGQDTNIDSYSAFFDNGHRAQTELHGWLQSQGVQRLAIMGLATDYCVKFSVLDALAAGYPTQVIVDGCRGVNLQPDDSERALQDMARAGAQLVTLSQFLAN; this is encoded by the coding sequence GTTGATCGATCTGCAAAACGACTTCTGCCCCGGCGGCGCGCTGGCGGTCACGGAGGGCGACGCCGTTATCCCGGTCGCCAATCAGGCGATCGCCGCCTGCCTGGCGCGGGGCGAGCCGGTGGTGGCCAGCCAGGACTGGCATCCCGCCAATCACCGCAGCTTTGCGGTGAACTCCGATGCGCAGGTCGGCACCCTCGGTGAGCTGGAAGGCCTGACGCAGGTGTGGTGGCCGGTGCACTGCGTGCAAGGGAGCCACGGCGCCGATTTTCATCCCCAGTTACAGCGGCAACACATCAATGCCGTCTTTCGCAAAGGGCAAGATACGAACATCGACAGCTACAGCGCGTTCTTCGATAACGGCCACCGTGCGCAAACCGAACTCCACGGCTGGCTGCAATCGCAGGGCGTCCAGCGGCTGGCGATCATGGGCCTGGCGACCGACTACTGCGTGAAGTTCAGCGTGCTGGATGCACTGGCTGCCGGCTATCCGACGCAGGTGATCGTCGACGGCTGCCGCGGCGTGAATCTGCAACCGGACGACAGTGAGCGAGCGCTGCAGGACATGGCGCGCGCCGGCGCACAGCTAGTTACCCTGTCACAGTTTCTCGCCAACTAA
- the msrB gene encoding peptide-methionine (R)-S-oxide reductase MsrB has product MAKETTPGHPVTELNEIQRYVTQQRGTEAPFSGKLLHNKREGVYHCLCCNQPLFYSETKYDSGCGWPSFYEPVSADAIRYLDDNSHNMHRVEIRCGHCDAHLGHVFPDGPQPTGDRYCVNSASLSFTDGENGDQTAG; this is encoded by the coding sequence ATGGCTAAAGAGACAACCCCCGGTCATCCGGTCACGGAACTGAATGAAATCCAACGTTATGTGACGCAACAGCGTGGCACCGAAGCGCCGTTCAGCGGCAAATTGCTGCACAACAAGCGCGAGGGCGTGTACCATTGCCTGTGCTGTAACCAGCCGCTGTTCTATTCCGAAACCAAATACGATTCAGGCTGCGGCTGGCCGAGCTTTTATGAGCCGGTTTCCGCCGATGCAATCCGTTATCTTGATGATAATTCACATAATATGCATCGTGTTGAAATCCGCTGCGGCCACTGCGACGCGCACCTGGGGCACGTTTTCCCCGATGGCCCGCAGCCGACTGGCGACCGCTACTGCGTCAACTCCGCCTCGCTGAGTTTCACCGATGGCGAAAATGGCGACCAAACGGCCGGTTAA